The nucleotide sequence attccaataaaatgtattatgaatatatttatgttgttggttgcaatgtgacagaatgtggaaaagttcaaggagttACAGATACTTTTACAAGCTGTAAACCGCTGTCAGATACTTTAGAGCAAGGGAGTTTAATCACTTCAATATGTGAGAAACATTTAGTGGGAGAAAGCTCCTCTTTGTGGCCAAAAAATACAagtactgaaacaacaaaaactgcatATAAAATGCAAGCAAGTACCATGCTTAATCCAAACGTCACATTTCAGCAAAtagcaaagcttttttttccgcATGACTGCAATGTCCTCAATAACCTTTTTCATACCTGTGATTTTTTGGCAGTATATGGTAATGTATGCATTTCCTTCCTCAGACGGAGGCAGACAGACCTACACTTAAAGACAATGTGCCAGGGACTTTTCCTGATTTTGGACCAGCCAAGAAACGCTACAAAAGCACCACAGATATCCCTTGTCCAGGGAGCGTTTGCTTGCTGCCTCCCTGCTCTCCTGGCCTCACAGACAAAGAGCAGAGCACTTGGCGTCGCTGTTCATTGAACGAAACCAACAATGTCTCACGGTTCCGTCGTCATGCCCTGAGTGTCCCCAACATGGGCTCCTCCAGTCCCCTTCATTTCATCAACAGCAGTCCTCTCCACAGCAGCCCACTTTCTCCAGCACACAGCAACATATCTAGCCCTGGAAGAGAAATGGAGAAGATTGCCAAGGCTCGAAGTAAACTCCTGGAGAGTGAAAGCAACCAAACACCCAGACTTCCCCCAGAAATCAGAGACCAACTTCGCTACGTGTCCAAGGACGGGAAGTGCAGAGTCAACCTGGGCCACATTGATGAAAGGGGGCGTTTTCTGTCTGacatttttacttcttttgtGGACCTCCAGTACCGCTGGTTTCTATTTGTATTCATGATGTGCTATATAACTACCTGGTTCTTATTTGCTTTGCTCTATTATGTTAATGCCTTCATTCGAGGTGACCTAGGACAAGAGCAAGTTGGTACCACTCAGAACAAACATGGAGACCAAAATCTCTGCTACATTGGTGTGGATGGTTTCGTATCGGCTCTCCTCTTCTCCGTGGAGACGCAACGTACCATTGGTTATGGCTCACGGACTGTTTCCCCCACCTGCCAAGAGGGAGTGCTGCTGGTCATGATGCAGTGCATCGTCGGCTCCATGATCGATGCCCTCATGGTGGGTTGCATGTTTGTGAAAATATCCCGTCCCAAAAAGCGAGCCGAGACGCTTCTTTTCAGCCGCACATGTGTCATTGCAAACCGTGACGACCAGCTATGCCTGATGTTTCGCCTCGGAGACCTGCGAGAAAGTCACATGGTGGATGCGAAGGTTCGAGCAAAGTTAATCAAGTCCCGTCAGACAACCGAGGGGGAATTCCTGCCTCTTGAACAGACGGAGATTGACCTTGGCTATGAAACCGGGTCAGACCGACTTTTCCTGGTTGAACCTCAAGTAATTAAGCACAACATTGATGTCTCCAGTCCACTGTGGGAACTGGGCCCCGAGCAACTTATACGACAGCAATTTGAGATAATCGTCATCTTGGAAGGAATCGTTGAGGCGACAGGTTAGTAACAATTACATAAAGGGAAAATACAGAAAGGAATACATTATGTACTTCAGCTGTCTTTCTGTCAAAAAGGAATATATTTCATAGCGATATCTTAAGATACTGCTATTCTGGCAGTGTGCCAGATTTACTGTTTTAACTCCAATTCTGTTTCTTCTATAATTCTGAAATAACTTATGaaaatcaaactgtttttacttAATGTTCTTGGTCAGTTGTCAAGTCTGTGTCTAAGTGAAAATGACTTGCTGCGGTGACGCTTAAATAAGAGAGCACCCAAAAAGGACTCAatcacaaaagaacaaaaatattaaatatgtgGCTCACTTAATACCTTTTAATActatttttatcttattttgagGTCCATATACATAATTCACTGTATTACGATTCAGAAAGTCGGTGCAGTGGGATTGTTCCTGAGTTCGGCATTCATGATTCATGATGCTACTCGCAGCCACACTGAGTGTTTTTAGCAgttctctattatttatgttaacatttagtcagtcgtCCAGGTACTGCCTTTCAGTGCTCTTCagatgagatgtttcagctctgtttatttgccCAAAATACTGTGTAAGAACAGCATTATTGTCATCGTTGTTTTAACAACAGTAACCA is from Fundulus heteroclitus isolate FHET01 chromosome 3, MU-UCD_Fhet_4.1, whole genome shotgun sequence and encodes:
- the LOC105926289 gene encoding G protein-activated inward rectifier potassium channel 3 isoform X2, which translates into the protein MYPGAREDRNVESTQCSGSTGATTNTGPLCTNRTKTQQTSTTCLPQSIMVVHSTPTGEKIHCESYLINTEADRPTLKDNVPGTFPDFGPAKKRYKSTTDIPCPGSVCLLPPCSPGLTDKEQSTWRRCSLNETNNVSRFRRHALSVPNMGSSSPLHFINSSPLHSSPLSPAHSNISSPGREMEKIAKARSKLLESESNQTPRLPPEIRDQLRYVSKDGKCRVNLGHIDERGRFLSDIFTSFVDLQYRWFLFVFMMCYITTWFLFALLYYVNAFIRGDLGQEQVGTTQNKHGDQNLCYIGVDGFVSALLFSVETQRTIGYGSRTVSPTCQEGVLLVMMQCIVGSMIDALMVGCMFVKISRPKKRAETLLFSRTCVIANRDDQLCLMFRLGDLRESHMVDAKVRAKLIKSRQTTEGEFLPLEQTEIDLGYETGSDRLFLVEPQVIKHNIDVSSPLWELGPEQLIRQQFEIIVILEGIVEATGMMCQAKTSYIETEIEWGARFEPCMTLEKGSFRVDLRRFHTTYKVPLPNCSASQAHQLMVLAGCKAQSHQACKDWEAWAEGTAVEDKDKSPSHIRFTIGDIQEERMSEGNESEASAEQML
- the LOC105926289 gene encoding G protein-activated inward rectifier potassium channel 3 isoform X1, yielding MGVLLESNNVEDRNVESTQCSGSTGATTNTGPLCTNRTKTQQTSTTCLPQSIMVVHSTPTGEKIHCESYLINTEADRPTLKDNVPGTFPDFGPAKKRYKSTTDIPCPGSVCLLPPCSPGLTDKEQSTWRRCSLNETNNVSRFRRHALSVPNMGSSSPLHFINSSPLHSSPLSPAHSNISSPGREMEKIAKARSKLLESESNQTPRLPPEIRDQLRYVSKDGKCRVNLGHIDERGRFLSDIFTSFVDLQYRWFLFVFMMCYITTWFLFALLYYVNAFIRGDLGQEQVGTTQNKHGDQNLCYIGVDGFVSALLFSVETQRTIGYGSRTVSPTCQEGVLLVMMQCIVGSMIDALMVGCMFVKISRPKKRAETLLFSRTCVIANRDDQLCLMFRLGDLRESHMVDAKVRAKLIKSRQTTEGEFLPLEQTEIDLGYETGSDRLFLVEPQVIKHNIDVSSPLWELGPEQLIRQQFEIIVILEGIVEATGMMCQAKTSYIETEIEWGARFEPCMTLEKGSFRVDLRRFHTTYKVPLPNCSASQAHQLMVLAGCKAQSHQACKDWEAWAEGTAVEDKDKSPSHIRFTIGDIQEERMSEGNESEASAEQML
- the LOC105926289 gene encoding G protein-activated inward rectifier potassium channel 3 isoform X3 → MVVHSTPTGEKIHCESYLINTEADRPTLKDNVPGTFPDFGPAKKRYKSTTDIPCPGSVCLLPPCSPGLTDKEQSTWRRCSLNETNNVSRFRRHALSVPNMGSSSPLHFINSSPLHSSPLSPAHSNISSPGREMEKIAKARSKLLESESNQTPRLPPEIRDQLRYVSKDGKCRVNLGHIDERGRFLSDIFTSFVDLQYRWFLFVFMMCYITTWFLFALLYYVNAFIRGDLGQEQVGTTQNKHGDQNLCYIGVDGFVSALLFSVETQRTIGYGSRTVSPTCQEGVLLVMMQCIVGSMIDALMVGCMFVKISRPKKRAETLLFSRTCVIANRDDQLCLMFRLGDLRESHMVDAKVRAKLIKSRQTTEGEFLPLEQTEIDLGYETGSDRLFLVEPQVIKHNIDVSSPLWELGPEQLIRQQFEIIVILEGIVEATGMMCQAKTSYIETEIEWGARFEPCMTLEKGSFRVDLRRFHTTYKVPLPNCSASQAHQLMVLAGCKAQSHQACKDWEAWAEGTAVEDKDKSPSHIRFTIGDIQEERMSEGNESEASAEQML